The genomic interval AACATAACATACTAGCCTAaatacactgacatgtacatactaacatgaacatactagccTGAATAcactaacatgtacatactagcaTGAACATACTAGCCTGATCACattgacatgtacatactaacatgaACATACTTGCCTAaatacactgacatgtacatactaacatgtacatatttgcatgaacatactagcctgaatacactgacatgtacatactaacatgaACGTACTAGCCTGaatacactgacatgtacatactagcaTTAACATACTAGCCTGAACACACTGCCATGTACATACCAACATGTACATACTACCATGAACATACTAGCCTGTatacactgacatgtacatactatcATGTACATACTagcatatacatacaaacatgtatacactaacatgtacatactaacatgtacatacttacatgaACATACTAGCATGTATACACTTATATGTACATACTCGCATATGCAtactaacatgtacatactagcaCGTATACACTAAcgtgtatatataaacttatatatactaacatgtacatacttacaatTTTTGACATTTGCTTACTAGTATTCGCATCTAAGACtaacaaatagtttttttagttaatttaaattcaaatattcagCATATCATatcattgtttgatttatttatgatatcttACTAACCACATCTGTTGTCAAggttattgaaacaaaatgaaatgagaCCCAATTTGTCCAATTAAATATAAGCGTTTCATAACTGATTGCAGAAGATTTCAACACACGGATTTAACCATTACCAGGAATTCCATAATCAATCACTATTAAAGAGGACGTAAACTTCATAGCACACTTGTTGTTACAATGcagaaataacaataaaatccccAGACGTGTATGTGGTTTGTAATAATGGTATATATACAGCGAACACACAGTGCACATGTATCGTTGAGAATCAGCTTGTTGCATATATACATCACTTGTCGCCCATAGGTGaggatatttcatatttgttattgtcgttgttgttgttgttttaggtggatttataaactaaaattatactataatgtttcatttaaaacatttttcaccattCTATTCATCAATAAACGAAATTATTATAAGCTTACTAAAACGGGAATCAATGTTCACTTCATTATATATTGATTCATTTTACAATTGAACGGTTCGCAAGGGACAGTATACACTATGATCATGTATGGGAAGTACATTTACAAACGGGCTTATGTGTGTAATCATAGACCGTTTAGCagtaaaaagaatattttaatttattttttaaacagagGATATGATATGAGTGGTCATTCAATACGAAATGTATTTACCGAGAATTCTACAATTGAATCAAACGAGTTTACGTGGGGGCATAGTTATTACActtgtaatatataaaaatataaaaagacgTTATTTCATGGTGGGGATGgattttatgatataaacaaacTAACTGTTTCTTTCGTTTTTCTataattgtttgattgattggTGTTTATTCAGGTTAAACTCACTAGTTGTGTAATACAATAGAGTAAGTGTTAACATTAGAATATAGCTTTAAAGTACAACAAAACTATTACATCATGCTTCCTTGGcttatagttttgacatttcaaATTAGTAGTTACTGTAAGCGCAAATTCACGTAATATGTGAGTTTGTCTTGACTGATTTTATAGCAATACTTGTCTTGTACTGTTCATGATATTATAGAAGGTTTCAATACTAGCAATCGCTATACAAATGTAATTTCCCTGAGACAGTAGCAATCCCTTGgtcaaaataatgtatttttgataaaaatttgCCTGATAATTGGACTCTGCATTACACCGgaatttgtgtgtttttttggttaaatttcATTACATTTCTATGACCATGGATCATGAAATACATTCATTTGCCTCATAATTGGATTCTGcataacacaattgtttttgtgttgttgttttctttcttttggtTAGACCTCCATTACATTTGAATTACCATTTATCATTAAAGTAGACACAGTTGCCTGATAACTGATCTCTGCCTTACACAAGAAACTTTATTTGGTTTATATTTCACCATTATATTTTCAGGACCATGGTTCATTTAACACAATTCGCAGGTCTGATTATTGGCCTCTGCCTTTTACAAATTATCCTGGGTCAGAGGAATTCAATTGACTTTGGAGTGGGTCGCGGCAGAGGTGGTGGGATCAGGGGTGATATTGGCTGGACCAGGTAAGAGTATAGCattgcttgtttttttattgtccCTCATGTGTATCGCCAAACGGTTGAAGAGTATCTATAACAATAGCGAGCTTATAAGGCTGTGCTAAATCAGCTCTGTCGGTGGGCAAGAGAGGTAGGTCTTATGCAATTGATGTCGagattttaatcaatttcaaacCTTAGAAAGGAATATCCCATTGTTAATCGTGTCcggaaaaaatgaataatgacATGTTTTGATTCTTCGTAGCATTTTATGACCAATACAATAAAGGACAATAGATTCAACGCTTAAAAGGTTTGTACTTTTAAGCGTTGAAAGACATAGTGAGATTTTCTTACAACTGACCTTTATGCTAGTACTGGTGGGAAGTACCGTTAACAAAATAGTTACTGATGGGGTTTACTTTACCACAATTATCGGGAGAAGGGTAAACTGTACCAAAACCGTAAAATCAAGATTGTGCCAATTCGAATACGGCTTCCCGTAAATCATAAGATGTCTGGACGTAGCTATCGGTCAATTTGACAATATCTTCAGAACAAtacagaacatttatttggaCGTTGTGACCTTACTTTAATtacacaatatacatgtacatacaatgtaagcgtatatatttacataaacttTAGTGCATTACAAAAGCTATCATATAATATTTCGCAAGTGTATTTGACATTTAGTCATTTGCATGTTAAGCACAGTTCTGTTAAAATTgcaaagagtaaaataaaaataaatttccaaCGATAACTAAATGTAAACTCTTTAAAACCAAAAGGGGGAGTGGGCGTATAATGTAGAGGTTATTGAATGCCGGTTTATTCCACGGCTTGATATTTAAGCTATGCACGATATTATTGGTACCTTCAGGCGTGGTCGTCGTGGATCAAGATCAAGAATCGGAGGCAGCTTGGACACCAATGGAAATTGGGGGATAAGTGCAGGGTTCTCGTGGAGACGCCGGAGGGCTTTGAGGGTACATTCTTCTTAATGAGTAGAGATGTAATGATGATTATGCATTCATTAAATTTAGCCGCAACAGGCCGCAGAATTTGTTCGCGGATTTATATTGACCACAATCTGTCAAAGTATCGATAGCTTCATAATCGACAGTATGACACAATGTCATATGGTGTTTTGTCAGGGCTTGTTCACCATAAGTTGGGAAGAGGCCTGAAATATTCCATCagcaaaaacaatgaattattgaatttaaagaaaaaaaccgCCCAACTCTGTGTTAATATTTGTTGTGAAATAAGtgtctttttttcattttggaaatTGCCGAATTTCGACCTCTGCTAAAGAAGATGAAAAAACCCTGAATATCGTCTTAGATGTATCTTTATAAGTtatgctttatttaaattagtGTTATACGTTATAAATACTGGAAAACGTAacgaaagaaataaaatatgacagtATTGTGATAATCAGGGTAAATGTAACACTTCCCTAAATGACTGtctgttttgtgtttgtatatttacactaaaatgttgtattttgcaaataaatcataattatgatgtaATATTTACAGTTTGATCAGGATACTGAAAGCTTTCATGTAAAGCTTATGGCTGATCCCTGCGCGTTTGACTTCTACGATCAAGATAAAGATGGCAGCATTTCAACCGTTGAGATGTGGTCGGTATTTGGAAATACGACCGAGGCTAACATGCTCTTTTATGCTTTGAACAAAGGAATAGGTAACTTATTACAATGTTTACGACACTATTcttgtatattaaataataatacaatgattgTCCAGGTAATGTCGTGGTTAGAGCACTCCCTTCTTAACCAGGTGTTCCGGGTTCGATTCCTGCCCTTACTTATGTGCGTTGGGCTCGTACACTGctgtttcaaaaacaatataaagccATAATCTCGTTCAACCACGTGCCTGTGAGTTTGACCTAGCATACTTGGATGATGTATGTTTTCACAAAcgtaaacttattttttaactaatccTTTAATGTATATCTGCTTTCAGCGTATATAATAGCTTATGATGTCtgtaaaacagtttatgtaCATTacgccatttttttttctgcgCAACGCATACCATTATGTACATACCGAATACTCTTAAATATTAATACACCCTAAATATTGCTTACCGCTAATGAGAGTCAGTCTTAATGACGTATCCCATGTACAATTGAGTGAAATTCTGATCagtcaaacatatttattgataatctTGATGAACACAAAATAAACCTATTTATACATCGGTATAAATTGTCAGGTTCAGTTTCGCTGACCGTTCCACGGCGGTTACCTCATTATGCAATTATAAAGTTAAATTCACTGCATGTGTTGTATTTCTGTCTTATATTGTGACTCTGTGTTTCTCTCAATAAGAATGTGTTTGTCATGGAGTCTTATGGACTTAAATGCAGTTATTATTGTGAACATGCTAACTATTTGGCTTGTCCATGGTATTAaccattgtattgtttatatttcagttgACGATACAATTAGCAAAGACGAGTTTGTTACTCTTGCTCCGATCCTGATCGACGACTGCTTCCAGAATAGGTTTAACAGTGCAAGGAATGGACAATAATTGGGAATAAATTTCACTCAAATCGATTA from Mya arenaria isolate MELC-2E11 chromosome 7, ASM2691426v1 carries:
- the LOC128241766 gene encoding uncharacterized protein LOC128241766, which translates into the protein MVHLTQFAGLIIGLCLLQIILGQRNSIDFGVGRGRGGGIRGDIGWTRRGRRGSRSRIGGSLDTNGNWGISAGFSWRRRRALRFDQDTESFHVKLMADPCAFDFYDQDKDGSISTVEMWSVFGNTTEANMLFYALNKGIVDDTISKDEFVTLAPILIDDCFQNRFNSARNGQ